The sequence below is a genomic window from Cyanobacterium stanieri LEGE 03274.
TTAATTTACCCTTAACGATCAAAGATTCAGTTTTAAAAACTAAGATTATGAATATGCGTCCGATATATTTAGATTGTCATGCCACAACTCCCATGGATAAGAGAGTTTTGGAGGCGATGATGCCTTTTTTTACGGACTATTTTGGTAATGCTTCTAGTGTTGCCCATGTTTATGGTTGGGAAGCAGAAGCGGGAATTAAGAAGGCGAGGGAAATTATTGCAGGGGCGATTAATGCTGGGGAAAATGAGATTATTTTTACTAGCGGGGCAACGGAGGCGGATAATTTAGCCATCAAAGGGGTTGCAGAAGCCTATTTTGATCGGGGAAAACATATTATTACGGTGGCAACGGAACATAAAGCGGTAATTGAGCCTTGCGAATATTTGATGGATTTGGGTTTTGAGGTGAGTTTTTTACCTGTTAATGAAAGTGGTTTATTGGATTTAAATTTATTACAAGAAACTATCCGAGAAGATACTATTTTGGTGTCGGTGATGGCGGCGAATAATGAAATAGGGGTATTACAACCTTTAGGGGATATTGGGCAAATATGCCATGATAGGGGGGTTATTTTCCACACTGATGCGGCTCAGGCGGTGGGTAAAATTCCCCTTGATGTGCAGTCGATGAATATTGATTTAATGTCTTTGACGGCTCATAAAATTTATGGGCCAAAGGGCGTTGGGGCTTTATATATTCGTCGTCGTCATCCTCGGGTGAAAATAGCTTCCCAGATTCAGGGGGGAGGGCAGGAGCAAAAAATTCGCTCTGGTACTTTGTGTACTCCTAATATTGTCGGTTTTGGTAAGGCGGTGGAACTGGCGATCGCCCTTAGGGAAACGGAAAACGAAACACAAAAACAACTTAGGGATTATTTATGGCAAGAAATTAGTCAATTAGAGGGAATTACCCTTAACGGTGACTTAGAAAAAAGACTCCCAGGCAACCTCAATATTAGTGTCGAAAATGTAGATGGTGCGGCCCTCTTACTTGCCTTACAGCGCACCGTTGCCGTTTCTTCTGGCTCGGCTTGTACCTCTGAATCGACTAAACCTTCCCATGTTTTAATGGCCCTGGGGCGCTCGAAATCCCTTGCCCAAGCCTCCCTAAGATTTGGGATTGGTCGATTTAACACCGAAACAGAAATTAAACAAGTAGCCCAAGCCACCATAGATGCCATTGGGGCTTTACGTAAATCGGGCATCAGAACTAAAACCTGAATTATACAACACCAACTAAAGTGCGATCGGTTAAAATTTCATAACCTGTTTCCGTAACCAAAACAGTATGTTCAAACTGGGCAGATAACTGATTATCCCTCGTTACCACCGTCCATCGATCACCCATTAATCTGGTATGCTTAGAACCAACATTAATAATAGGTTCAATGGCCAAAGTCATCCCAGCCTGTAACTGTACATTGGGTAAATCACGGGTGCGCACATTAAAAACCGAAGGCTCTTCATGAAGTTTTCTCCCTACCCCATGGCCTACAAAATTTTCCACCACCGTATAACCATGACTTTCTACATAATCCTGCACTGCCCCTGCAATGTCCATTAAATAATTTCCCGCCTTCACCTGCTCAATACCCTTATACATAGCCGTTTCTGCCACCTTCAACAGTTTACGGGTACTACGTTTTACCTTACCCACAGGAAAAGTGATACAGGAATCCCCATGAAAGCCGTTATAAAAAGCCCCCGTATCAATCTTGAGAATATCCCCCATCCTAATCACCTTTTTCGGGCTAGGGATACCATGGACAACTTCTTCATTAAGACAAGCACAAATGGAAGCAGGAAAACCATGATAACCCTTAAAACTAGGAGTCGCCCCCATTTCCCTAATTCTTTTTTCCGCATATTTATCTAAATCCGCCGTCGTCATTCCAGCCTGAGTGATTTCCTGAATTTCCTTTAACACCGTGGCCACAATTTTCGCAGATTGTCGCATAATGGCAATTTCCGCTTCACTTTTGATTTGAATACCCTTACCCGTTTTTTCCATGGGCGGTAATCCTTTGGTTTTAGGCTTGGCAAAAAGTAAATTCTTTAATATTTTCATAATTTAGATTCTAGGGGTGATTCATTCTAAAATTTTTTAGTTAGGGCGGGGAACAGGGAACGGGGAATGGGGAACAGTTTTCGATGGTTTATGGTTATAAATTGATAATCGAAACATTTTTAACTACTTCTTAATTCTAAAATTCCCAAAACGCTGTATGGCTTTTTTTGCTAAAGATTTGAGCGTTTTTGTCTTCCTACTTTGAATTACCCCTGCCCTTGAAAGGGGAGAGGGGGAAACTTTTATTGTGATAATTTAATTGCTAATTGTTAAGGTATTTCTTGAGAATAGGTAATAACTTTTGTTTTGTCTCCTCGGGGGCTTTATCTAGGGGCGTAAAAATAGAAGTTTTGAGGGCAGAATGGGCTTCCGACTCAAAGGGATTAGCCATAATTAACTTAACGGTTTCCCTAATAATTTTTTGAGCGTTAGTAGCATTTTGATGTAGGTTATTAATCACTGTTTCCACCGTAACATGATCATGGTCTGGATTCCAACAGTCATAGTCAGTGACAAGGGCAAGGGTAGCGTAGGCAATTTCTGCTTCTCTGGCCAATTTAGCTTCGGTTAAATTAGTCATACCGATAATACTCGCACCCCAACTACGATATAAATTAGATTCAGCAATGGTGGAAAAAGCAGGCCCTTCCATACATACATATGTACCCCCTTGATGGAGGTCAATATCAGGAAAATCAAGGTTTTTAATGGCGACGGCGAGGGTATTTGCCAATTTGCCACAGACAGGATTACCAAAACCGACATGGGCGACGATGCCTTCTCCGAAAAAAGTAGCGATACGTTTCGAGGTGCGATCGATAAATTGGTCAGGTATCACCAAATCAAGGGGTTTAATTTCCCCTTGTAGTGAACCAACGGCGGAAGCGGAAATTATATATTCTATTCCTAATTGCTTCATGGCGTGGATATTTGCCCGAAAAGGTAACTCGGTAGGCAATAGGTGATGATTTCTACCATGACGAGCCAAAAAGGCTACCCTAGTGCCATCTAATGTACCGACAATGATATTATCTGAGGGTTTTCCGAAAGGAGTATCTAAGCTAACCTCTGTCACATTTTCGAGGGCTTCCATTTTATATAAACCACTACCGCCAATGATCCCAATGTTGACTGTTTCCATTTCCTTGTTATGTGATGATCAAGGGTATATTCTACCAAAAATTTGAGTTGAAAGCCCTATCCTTTTAGGAGAGCTTTCTAGGGACTTATATTAAACTAACCATACTGACAGATCACGAACTGAGGTTATCTATGGTTTGTTAGAAATCTTAGGAATTATATTCTTATGAGTCAGTTAAAATCAGAGTATATTTAATGAACTCGTAAGAGGCAACAATAACTATGGCAAGTGGAAAATGCCCAGTAATGCACGGCAGCCTTACAACAGCCGATATGTCACAGATGGAATGGTGGCCAAAATCACTAAACCTAGACATTTTAAGTCAACACGATCGCAAAACTAACCCCCTAGGAGCGGACTTTAATTATCAAGAAGCCGTTAAAAACCTTGATGTAAACTCCCTCAAACAAGATTTACACGCCCTGATGAAAGATAGTCAAGATTGGTGGCCGGCTGATTGGGGGCATTATGGGGGTTTAATGATTCGCCTCACTTGGCACGCTGCAGGAACTTACCGCATTGCCGATGGTAGAGGGGGTGCAGGTACAGGAAATCAACGTTTTGCCCCCCTCAATTCTTGGCCTGATAATACCAACCTCGATAAAGCTCGTCGTTTACTTTGGCCGATTAAGAAAAAATATGGTAATAACTTAAGTTGGGCTGATTTAATTACTTACGCAGGTACTATCGCCTATGAATCCATGGGCTTAAAAACTTTTGGCTTTGCCTTTGGCAGAGAAGATATTTGGCATCCTGAAAAAGATATTTACTGGGGCTCAGAAAGAGAATGGTTAGCACCTAGTGATAATCCCCATAGTCGTTATTCGGGAGAAAGAAACCTCGAAAATCCTTTGGCGGCGGTGATGATGGGTTTGATCTATGTTAACCCTGAAGGGGTGGATGGTAATCCAGATCCCCTCAAAACAGCCCATGATGTCCGTGTTACCTTTGCCCGTATGGCGATGAATGATGAAGAAACCGTTGCCCTAACTGCGGGTGGTCATACGGTGGGTAAATGCCATGGTAACGGCGATCAAAAATTATTAGGTGCTGAGCCTGAGGGCGCTGATTTGGAGGATCAAGGTTTGGGATGGATGAACAAAACTCAGCGGGGCATTGGTCGTGATACTGTCACCAGTGGCATTGAGGGGGCTTGGACGACTTACCCCACCCAATGGGATAACGGTTATTTTCATTTACTTCTCAATTATGATTGGGAACTGAAGAAAAGCCCTGCGGGGGCGTGGCAGTGGGAACCAGTCAACCCGAAGGAGGAAGATAAACCCGTGGATGTGGAAGATCCTTCCATTCGCCGTAATTTGGTGATGACGGATGCGGATATGGCCATGAAGATGGATCCTGAATATCGCAAAATTTCAGAAAAGTTTTACCAAAATCCTGAATATTTCGCCGATGTGTTTGCCCGTGCTTGGTTTAAACTCACCCACCGAGATATGGGCCCTAAGGCTCGTTACATTGGCCCTGATGTACCCCAAGAGGACCTTATTTGGCAAGATCCTATCCCTGCTGGAAATAGCGATTATGATGTGGCATTGGTGAAAAATAAAATCGCTGACAGTGGTTTAAGTATCAGTGAGATGGTATGCACGGCTTGGGATAGTGCGAGGACTTTTCGGGCTTCGGATAAGCGTGGTGGTGCTAATGGGGCGCGTATTCGTCTATCTCCCCAAAAGGATTGGCTGGGTAATGAGCCTGAACGGTTGGAGAAGGTATTACCTATCCTGGAGGCGATCGCCTCTGATACTGGTGCTAGTGTGGCGGATGTGATTGTTTTAGCTGGTAATGTGGGCGTTGAAAAGGCTATTAAGGGGGCAGGGTTTGATATTCCTGTTCCCTTTTCCCCTGGCCGTGGGGATGCCACTGAGGAAATGACTGATGGAGAATCCTTTGAACCCCTCGAGCCTGTCCATGATGGTTATCGTAATTGGCTCAAGAAAGATTATGCGGTTAGTGCGGAAGAATTGATGCTCGATCGCACCCAATTGATGGGATTAACCGCCCCTGAAATGACCGTATTAGTGGGTGGTATGCGTGTGTTGGGTACTAACTATGGTGGTACTAAGCACGGGGTATTTACTGACCGTGAGGGGGTATTGACTAATGATTTCTTTGTTAATCTCACGGATATGAGGTATCTTTGGAAACCTGCTGGTAATAATCTATATGAACTGTGCGATCGCACCACTAAGGAGGTTAAGTGGACGGCCACCCGAGTGGATGTGGTTTTTGGTTCTAATTCTATTCTCCGTGCCTATGCTGAATTTTAT
It includes:
- a CDS encoding cysteine desulfurase family protein, producing MNMRPIYLDCHATTPMDKRVLEAMMPFFTDYFGNASSVAHVYGWEAEAGIKKAREIIAGAINAGENEIIFTSGATEADNLAIKGVAEAYFDRGKHIITVATEHKAVIEPCEYLMDLGFEVSFLPVNESGLLDLNLLQETIREDTILVSVMAANNEIGVLQPLGDIGQICHDRGVIFHTDAAQAVGKIPLDVQSMNIDLMSLTAHKIYGPKGVGALYIRRRHPRVKIASQIQGGGQEQKIRSGTLCTPNIVGFGKAVELAIALRETENETQKQLRDYLWQEISQLEGITLNGDLEKRLPGNLNISVENVDGAALLLALQRTVAVSSGSACTSESTKPSHVLMALGRSKSLAQASLRFGIGRFNTETEIKQVAQATIDAIGALRKSGIRTKT
- the katG gene encoding catalase/peroxidase HPI, whose translation is MASGKCPVMHGSLTTADMSQMEWWPKSLNLDILSQHDRKTNPLGADFNYQEAVKNLDVNSLKQDLHALMKDSQDWWPADWGHYGGLMIRLTWHAAGTYRIADGRGGAGTGNQRFAPLNSWPDNTNLDKARRLLWPIKKKYGNNLSWADLITYAGTIAYESMGLKTFGFAFGREDIWHPEKDIYWGSEREWLAPSDNPHSRYSGERNLENPLAAVMMGLIYVNPEGVDGNPDPLKTAHDVRVTFARMAMNDEETVALTAGGHTVGKCHGNGDQKLLGAEPEGADLEDQGLGWMNKTQRGIGRDTVTSGIEGAWTTYPTQWDNGYFHLLLNYDWELKKSPAGAWQWEPVNPKEEDKPVDVEDPSIRRNLVMTDADMAMKMDPEYRKISEKFYQNPEYFADVFARAWFKLTHRDMGPKARYIGPDVPQEDLIWQDPIPAGNSDYDVALVKNKIADSGLSISEMVCTAWDSARTFRASDKRGGANGARIRLSPQKDWLGNEPERLEKVLPILEAIASDTGASVADVIVLAGNVGVEKAIKGAGFDIPVPFSPGRGDATEEMTDGESFEPLEPVHDGYRNWLKKDYAVSAEELMLDRTQLMGLTAPEMTVLVGGMRVLGTNYGGTKHGVFTDREGVLTNDFFVNLTDMRYLWKPAGNNLYELCDRTTKEVKWTATRVDVVFGSNSILRAYAEFYAQDDSQEKFVQDFVKAWTKVMNADRFDLG
- a CDS encoding S-methyl-5'-thioadenosine phosphorylase, with the translated sequence METVNIGIIGGSGLYKMEALENVTEVSLDTPFGKPSDNIIVGTLDGTRVAFLARHGRNHHLLPTELPFRANIHAMKQLGIEYIISASAVGSLQGEIKPLDLVIPDQFIDRTSKRIATFFGEGIVAHVGFGNPVCGKLANTLAVAIKNLDFPDIDLHQGGTYVCMEGPAFSTIAESNLYRSWGASIIGMTNLTEAKLAREAEIAYATLALVTDYDCWNPDHDHVTVETVINNLHQNATNAQKIIRETVKLIMANPFESEAHSALKTSIFTPLDKAPEETKQKLLPILKKYLNN
- the map gene encoding type I methionyl aminopeptidase; the protein is MKILKNLLFAKPKTKGLPPMEKTGKGIQIKSEAEIAIMRQSAKIVATVLKEIQEITQAGMTTADLDKYAEKRIREMGATPSFKGYHGFPASICACLNEEVVHGIPSPKKVIRMGDILKIDTGAFYNGFHGDSCITFPVGKVKRSTRKLLKVAETAMYKGIEQVKAGNYLMDIAGAVQDYVESHGYTVVENFVGHGVGRKLHEEPSVFNVRTRDLPNVQLQAGMTLAIEPIINVGSKHTRLMGDRWTVVTRDNQLSAQFEHTVLVTETGYEILTDRTLVGVV